The stretch of DNA CAACAAAGTCATTTACTTGGGTCAAAGCCTGCCCTTCAACGAATTGGTATTCGCGTATAACGTTCATAAGCCCGACTACATATTTTCGGCTATTACATCGGTGCCGTCCAACCACGAGGTTCAGCCGTTTGTGGATCGGCTGACGCGTTCGTTCCCCGACGCTCATCTGCTGCTAACTGGCTATCAGGTTGTTGGCCAAGATATTAACATGCCCGAGAACGGCACGATCATCAACCAAATCGAAGACCTTATCCGCATCGCGGGAACGTGATTTCAGTGAACAGTTAGCAGCCAACAGCCAACCGTTATCTGCCGGATGGCATTGTTGGCTGTTGGCTGCTAACTGTTCACTGTGTTGATTGGTTTCCCGGCCTGGAAAGCCCGCAGGTTGTCGGCCACGTCGTGAAGAAGCCGAAGACGGGCTTCATAGCTGGCCCAGGCGATGTGGGGCGTTATCAGACAGTTTTTGGCCGTCAGCAGGGGGTTATCTGGTTTAGGCGGTTCAACTGACAACACGTCGAGACCCGCCCCGGCAATTTTCCCGGCATTGAGTGCATCGGCAACGTCCTGCTCATTGAGTAAACTCCCCCGGCTGGTGTTGATAAGCCAGGCTGATGGTTTCATGCGGGCGAGCAACTCGCGGTTCACGAACCCGATGGTGTCGGGCGTGGCCGGGCAGTGCAGCGATACGGCGTCGCTTTCGGCAAACAGCGTTTCGCGGTCAACATACGTGATACCCGGTTCGGCATCGCTGGTCTGTCGCCGATTCACCAGAACCTTCATACCAAAAGCGCGGCCAATCTGTGCTACCTTACCACCTATATCGCCGTAGCCAACTAATCCCAGCGTTTTACCCGCCAGTTCGATCAATGGGCTTTTGGCGTAGCTAAAATCGGGCGAGGCCACCCAGTCGCCTGCCCGAACGCTGTCGCTATGCCGCCCTACCTGATGGCTCAGTTCAAGCAACAGCGCAAAAGTCAGTTGAGCTACAGAATCGGTGCTGTACCCCTTTACGTTCGTGACCACGATACGCTGTTCGCGAGCGGCTGCCACGTCCACAATGTCGTAGCCGGTAGCCGTTACGCCGATGTAGCGCAAACGTGGCAGTTGGGCCAGCATGTCGCGGCTGAGTTTCACTTTATTGGTCAGCACGGCGTCGGCATCGCGTAGCCGCTCTACCACCTGATCGGGGGCCGAGCGGTCGTAGAGCGTCACATGGCCGAGCGATTGAAGGGGCAACCAGTCGAGATCGCCGGGATTGAGCGTAAAAGCGTCGAGGTAGATAATGTTCATATCGTTCTGAAACAAAGCTGATTATTTGGCAATATCTTTAGCCTGTTCACCAACGTCAGGCCACGGGTCATGTCATTCAATTTTACCGATATACTGCTGTGTTTCACCATTTTCCAACTGCTGTTCGTAAGTCTGTTTCTGTTCTCGCTCGACCGGGGCAAACGAGTCAGCAACGGCCTGTTGGGCGGCTTTTTTCTAAGCTTTGGCCTGAATTTGCTCGACGCGCTGCTGTTGCTGAAAGGGGTATATTTCGCTTACCCGGCCTGGGGCCTGTGGGGTACAAACATGGCACTGTTGTTTGGACCATTGCTATACCTCCACACGCAGTCGGTTATATACCGCGATTTTCGGTTAAAATTTTATCATATCGCACATGCACTGCCTTTTTTTCTGCTTACAGGATTCATGCTTTTTGGTTTTCACAGCCTGTCAGCCGGGCAACAGCAACAAATGCTGCGGACGATTATTGCCGAACAGTTGCCCAGAACGTTTTACCTCGGTACGGCTTTCATTTTTTGCCACTTCATTACATATCTGACGGTATCGCTGCGGCTTATCCGGCGGTATCGGCATACGCTGGTCAATCAGTTTTCGGCGGTTCAGAATAAGAATTTAAACTGGCTGGCATCGACCATTCTGTTTTTCCTAATGTTCGTCGGGTTGAGTTCGCTGCGATCTGTTATCGTACAAACTCCGCTGGCCCGCCATCAATGGCTGATTCTTGCCGGGTTGTTGCTGGCCCTGCTGTGGTTTATCAATCGCTTTCTGCTCAAAGCATTACGGTCGCCCGATCTGTTCGCCGGCCTGACTACCGACCAACTGGCTGAGTCGGACCGCCCGGCCTCGCTCCCCGCAACCGATCATGCCCCCCTCCTCGAGCAATTGGCCACCTACATGCAGGTGCAACAACCGTATCTCGAACCCGAATTAACGCTCGACGACCTGGCCCGACAACTCAACGTGCGGCCAAAAGCACTGTCGACGGCCTTGAATGAAGGACTCGGGCAGCACTTTTTCGACTATATCAACCGCTACCGGGTCGATGCGGCCAAACACCTGCTGACCAATTCGCCCGACCCGAAGCTGACCGTGCTGGAGGTTATGTATCAGGTAGGTTTCAATTCAAAATCTTCGTTCAATACGCTCTTCCGAAAATATACCGGCCAAACGCCCAGCGCGTTCAGGAAATCAATAATCAGCCGTTCGACTTTATGACGCGGAAAGTCGAACGCATTTAGTTGGTTCGACTTTATGAACTCGGTCGATCTGAATACGTTGCGCGGGCCAGTTTTGTCCCGAAACTAAATCGCAACGGTCATGCAACGCTCACTGATTCATCGTCTTACCCAACCAACCACAACCATTTCGGTTCTGCTCCTTGTGCTGGGAGCTATTGGCATTTTACTTTCATCGCCCAAGTGGCTCGTTCCTGTTGCGCCCTGGCTTAGCCCGGCCTTCTTTCTGTGCTACGTACAATACACAACCCTTCGCCGGAAATGGCTGTGGCTCTTCGTCGCTATCGTACCAGCCTCGGCAGTGGCAACGCTCGACGTGATGCCGTTTCCGTGGTTCGTGCTGGTGTTCGTCGTGCTGCTCGACGGGTTGAAGAACATAGTTTTATATGGTATACATCGATGGCTTACCCGCAACCAGCAGCAGTTTATCTGGACACTGGTTTTTCCCTCACTCTGGACGGTTCGGGAGTTCGTAGAAACGCAGGGCGATATTGGCACGTTTGCGTCTGTTGCCAACACGCAGTACTCGTTTAGCTGGCTGATTCAGTTGGCATCGGTCACGGGCATCTGGGGTATAACCTTCCTGCTCTACTGGTTTGCTGCTGTACTGGTCTGGGCCATTGGTAAGTACGCTGCCCGACAACCCTTTGCACGTGGCTTATTAGTTTATGGTTCCACGCTTGCCGTTGTGCTGTCGTTTGGCATTTATCGCTACTACTCGAATGAAACCGCATCGGCCAAAACGCTGACGGTTGGGGGCGTTACGGTGCCAAATCTGCACGTGCTGGAACGGTTGTACACTGACGCCACCGGCAAATCCGTGCAAATCGACCCGAAAGCGTCGCCAGCGTCGGCAGTGTTGCAGGAAGCGAATCGGGGGTTAATTGCCTTTATCGAAGATCCGGCTCCGGCGCGTTTCCAGCTTGGCTATCAGGCCATTCAACAACAGCAGGACAGTTTGTTCAGCCTATCGGAACGGGCTGTGGCGCGGGGGGCTAACCTGGTGCTATGGTCGGAAGGAAGCGCGTTGCTGCCCAAATCGGGCGAACCGGCACTAATTCAGCGTGGTCAAGCCTTTGCCCGCCGTTATCGGGTGTATCTGCTGATGGCGATGGGGACTATTTTGCCCGGCAAACTTACCTCAGACCGGTTGTTTCTCGAAAACAAAACCGTGTTGGTCGATCCAGGAGGCCGGGTTATAAATACCTTTTACAAGAACCATCCTGTGCCGATGGTTGAACGCAGCCTTCCCGGCGATGGGCGCGTACCGGCTATTCAGACACCTTACGGCACCATAGCCCCGTCTATTTGTTACGATGCCGAACACATCGGCACTATGCGGCAGCTTGGCTGGAAAAACATTGGCCTGTTGCTGCTCCCATCGGGCGACTGGTACGGTATTGCGCCCTATCATAGCTACATGGCCGTGTTTCGGGCTGTAGAAAATGGCTGCTCGCTGGCCCGGCAGGTAAGTGGCGGGCTGTCGATTTTCACCGATTACCGGGGCAACGTGCTGGCATCCAATGATTTTTTTTCGGGCAACGACCGGCTAACGGTTGTTAACATGCCCGTGGCTAACGTACCAACACTCTATACCCGCTTTGGCGACTGGCTGGCGTGGCTGTGTGTATCGTTGTTGGTTGTGTTTACGGGAAAAGCTCTATTTGACCGCATTAATAGAGACAGGACAATGCATCGACACCGCACCGACAAGAGCCTGACCGACGACGAGTTACGGACTGTATCGGTGCCTAAGCAGAACCTCTGAATTTTGACATCCTCCCCCCGCTAAAGCGGGAGGATTCCCTTAATTGGCGTACCATGTCCGATACGGAGAATGTTCCTGGCCGCGTTCACGTCTCTGTCGTGGACAGACCCGCAACACGTACACACCCAGTCTCTTACTCCCAACCCACTTAGTCCACTCGGCCCACTCTTTGCAAAGCAGTCTGAGCAAGTGACTGTTGAGAAATTTTCTTTCACCTCCCTGTATTCGATGCCAAGCGAAATTGCTTTATATCTAAGCATCTGTTTGAGGTCGGCCCAACCAGCGTCCGAGACGCTTTTAGCCAGGCGTGTTTTCCTGAGCTTGGAACTACTCACATTGCCTACTACAATTCGGTCGTACTCGCGTACCAGCCGGGTAGTAGTTTTGTGGTTCCAGTCCTTTCGTTTGTTTCTGATTTTGGCGTGTATGGCCGTTACCCGCCGTTTCTTACCGGCGCGTTGGGCCATTGCCAACAGTTGTTCGTATTTTTGGTTAAGTTCTCCCGGTCGAGTGTTACCCCATCGGAGAGCGTAGCTAATGTTTTCAGACCTAAATCAACGCCAACTTCCTTGCCTGTCTTGATCCGGCCTTTGTCAGCTTCCTCAATGACCAGATTCACAAACCAGTGGCCCTTAGAATCCTGCGCGAACGAGCCAAACCGGACTATGCCTTCCATTGGACGTGACAACCAAAAGCGGAATTTACGACCGCCGTAAGTGATAGAATCACCCTGAACCTTTACGCCCGATGCCTTGAAGGGAATCCAGCCTAAAGAACGTTTACGCGAACGCCAGTTGAGCCGGATACGCTTAAATTGCTTACAGCACTTGGCGTATTCTTCGCATACCGCCTGAACACTTTGGGAGTGCAAACCAAGTTCTTTAGCGCAACCTGACGTTAATTTGTTAAGGTCGAAAGCGGAGAATGTTTTACGGAACTTAGACCAACGCTCCTGGTTGCTTTGGTTACAGAAATTCCAGACGAAATTAACCGAGTAGCCCATCTGTTGCAGATGCTTACCCGTCGTTTCGTCTTTGATTCGGTAACTGAGCGTTGTTAAATTCATTGCCTAAGTATAATCATTAATAGCGAGTTATGCGAAAAAACGTTAACAGACCCGGCCAACGCTTTGGTTGCGCTGTCGCGCTGACCTCATATCCCCGCCCTGGTTGAATCGCTAATGCAAATAGCTTCTTTAAAAGCTATTTGCATTAGCGAACCGTCGCGTAGCGACCTAATGTTTATAGTTGATGCGATTCCCAGCATATCCCTGCGTCGCGTAGCGACCAAACAAATGATGGTCCAGTTCGGTCGCTACGCGACGGAAGGGTGGTTAAGGGACTGATTTTCTACAAACATTGGGTCGCTACGCGACGAAAATGCTAACACAAACAGCTTTTTAGACATCGATTCTTAGCCCATTTGTCCGTAAATTTGTTGTTTATATCAGAGCCATTTTCGATGAAATTGAGCCTTCAGTATCAGGAATCTTTTGAAGATCGCCATCACGGCCAAACCGACTCGGCACAGGCCGACATGCTCCAGACGGTTGGAGTAAGCTCCATCAACGAACTGATCGAACAAACGGTGCCCGAAGCCATCCGGCTGGCCCGCCCGCTCGATTTGCCCGCCCCTAAAACAGAAATGCAGTTTCTGGCCGATTTCAGGAAATTAGCCAGTCAGAACAAAGTCTTCAAATCATACCTCGGAACGGGCTATTACGACACCTTCACGCCGAACGTGATTTTGCGTAATATTCTCGAAAATCCAGCCTGGTACACGGCCTACACGCCCTATCAGGCCGAAATTGCGCAGGGTCGGCTCGAAGCACTGCTCAATTTCCAGACAATGGTATCCGACCTGACGGGTATGGACCTGGCGAATGCGTCGCTGCTCGATGAAGCCACCGCTGCTGCCGAAGCCATGCACATGCTCTATGCCATGCGCCCGGCAACGAAGAAATCGGCCAGCACATTCTTTGTGTCGAAACATTGCCATCCGCAAACTATCGACCTGATTTTCACCCGTGCAACACCCATTGGCATCAAGGTGCTGGTCGGCGATCACCGCACGGTCGATCTGACCAATGGTGATATTTTCGGACTGCTGCTCCAATATCCGGCTTCCAATGGAGACGTTTTTGATTATACCGATCTCATTGCCAGCGCGCATGAGTTGGGCATTACCGTTGCCGTTGCCGCCGATTTGCTCGCCCTGACGCTGCTGACGTCGCCCGGCGAAATGGGTGCTGACGTCGTTGTAGGATCGGCGCAGCGGTTTGGCGTACCGATGGGTTACGGCGGGCCACACGCGGCTTTCTTCGCCACCCGCGACGCTTTCAAGCGGCAGATTCCGGGGCGCATCATCGGCGTATCGGTCGATGCTGAGGGCAAACCTGCCATGCGAATGGCCCTGCAAACCCGCGAACAGCACATCCGGCGCGAAAAAGCTACGTCGAACATCTGCACAGCGCAGGTATTGCTGGCCGTAATGGCGGGCAGCTACGCCGTATATCACGGTCCACAACGGCTTCGGGCCATCGCCGAACGCGTACACGGTCTTACCAAAGTAGCGGCAACGGCCCTGCGCTGGAGTGGCTGCGAGGTAACTACCGAAAACTATTTCGACACCATAACGGTGAAAGTCGGCGATGTCGAATCGTTGAAGAAATCGGCGCGGGCAGCTCAGATCAACCTACGCTATTATGCCGATGACGAACACGTTGGCATTTCATTCGATGAGACAAAAACCCTGGCCGACGTAACCGAACTGCTCGATATTTTCGGAACGAAAGCCGATCTCGACGCCATTGCCGACGAATTAGAAATTACATGGCCCGAACGGCTCATCCGTACCTCGGAATACCTGACGCACCCGGTTTTCAATACGCACCATACCGAACACGACATGCTGCGCTATTTGAAGTCGCTTGAGGAGAAAGACCTTTCGCTGGTGCATTCGATGATTTCGCTGGGTAGCTGCACCATGAAACTCAATGCCACTGCCGAGATGATTCCGGTAACGTGGCCGGAGTTTGGCAAAATCCATCCGTTCGCGCCGAAAGATCAAACGCTTGGCTATCAGCAGTTGTTCAGTGATTTGAACGCCTGGCTGTGCGAAATTACGGGCTTTGCGGCTATGTCGCTGCAACCCAACTCCGGCGCACAGGGCGAATATGCGGGCCTGATGGTGATTCGCGCTTACCATGAAAGCCGGGGCGACAGTCACCGCAACATCGCGCTCATTCCGCAGTCGGCACACGGCACCAACCCCGCCAGCGCGGTTATGGCCGGTATGAAAGTGGTGATTGTAAAGTGCGACGAACGGGGCAACATCGACGTAGCCGATCTCCGCGCCAAAGCCGACCAGCATAGCAACGATCTGGCCTGTTTGATGGTGACGTACCCGTCAACGCATGGCGTTTTTGAAGAAAGCATCAAAGAAATCTGCGCCATTATTCATGAACACGGCGGGCAGGTATACATGGATGGCGCGAACATGAACGCGCAGGTGGGCCTGACCAGCCCGGCCACTATCGGGGCCGACGTGTGCCACCTGAATCTGCACAAAACATTCTGTATTCCGCACGGCGGAGGTGGTCCGGGCATGGGGCCGATTGGCGTAGCCGAGCAATTGGTGCCGTTTTTGCCGGGACACTTTACAGTAAACAGTCAACAGCCAACAGTCCCGGCGGGGAACCGCAACAGTCAACAGCTAACAGCGGGGCAACTACCTGCTGCCTACGGGGCGGTGTCGGCGGCTCCGTATGGCTCAGCCAGTATTCTGACGATTTCGTATGCCTACATTGCCATGATGGGTGGCGAAGGATTGACCAACGCCACAAAGCAGGCCATTCTGAACGCTAATTACATTAAAGCACGGCTGGAAGGTCATTACGAAACGCTATACACCGGCACGAATGGCCGGGCGGCTCACGAGATGATTATTGACTGCCGTCCGTTCAAGCAAGCCGCTGGCATCGAGGTCGAAGATATTGCCAAGCGGCTCATGGACTACGGTTTTCACGCACCAACGGTATCGTTTCCGGTGGCTGGCACGGTGATGATTGAGCCGACCGAATCGGAGTCAAAAGCCGAACTCGACCGTTTCTGCGAGGCTATGATCGCCATCCGCAACGAAATTCGCGAGGTCGAAACCGGCGAGGCCGACCGCGTCAGCAACGTGCTGAAACACGCGCCCCATACCGCAACCGTTGCACTGGCCGACGACTGGAATCGGCCTTACAGCCGCGAGAAGGCCGTTTATCCGCTGCCATACGTTCGCGCCCGCAAGTTCTGGCCAAGTGTTAGCCGCATCGACTCGGCCTATGGCGACCGCAATCTTGTTTGCTCGTGCATCCCGACCGATGCGTATGCCGAAGAAGTAGCGGAAGCGTAGTTCCCTCACCCCCAACCCCTCTCCCAAAACGGGAGAGGGAGCAACTCCCTTTACGTTAGCTTCCCTCCCCAAATAAAAGAGAAAGCGGCTCGCTTTGCATTAGCCCCTCTCCCGTTTTGGGAGAGGGGTTGGGGTGAGGGATTAGCGAAACATTCTTCAATAAAAGCCGATTGTATTCGTTAAAAATAAGTCCTGCTAAAAAACTTCCTATCTTGGCAGACCTACGGTTTTTCGTCTATTAATCGCTATGAGAATCTATACGTCGTCGGCACTGGGCCTGGCACTGGGCCTGACCCTCGCACTGTCGGGATGCAACCCGGCTATGCAGGCGTACAAAAAAGGGGTGCGGCATTTCGACGCCGGGGAGTATAATCTCGCCCTGCCGCAGTTTGAAAAAGCAGCTAAAGGCTCAATCGACGCGGCCCGGCTAAACTACTACACCGCCGAATCATACCGGCTTTCGAACCGGTTTGGCGAAGCGGCTCCATTCTACCAGAAAGCTTTAGAAGCCAACACGACTGAGCCGGAGACCCGCTTCAACTACGCCTATGCCTTGAAATCGCAGGGTAACTACACCGCAGCGTTAGAGCAGTTGCAGCAGTTTGTAGCAAACGCGCCCAAAACCACGGCCAAACCGGTAGTAGACAAGGCGAAGCGCGAAATCGAGACGCTGAAGGCTATCAACGCCATTGCGGCCAACAAGTTGGAGATTACGCTCCGAAATATGAGCAACTTAAACTCGCCAAATTCGGAGTTTGCGCCAGTGATTCGGGGCGATGAACTGATTTTCACGGCATCGCGCAAGGAGACGCAGTACAAGAACAACGGCCAACCGATGCTGGGCCTGTACAAGACCAAACTCAATGCCCGGCCCGACGAAACCGGCACCACAGCCGCGCCCGAAC from Spirosoma montaniterrae encodes:
- a CDS encoding D-2-hydroxyacid dehydrogenase: MNIIYLDAFTLNPGDLDWLPLQSLGHVTLYDRSAPDQVVERLRDADAVLTNKVKLSRDMLAQLPRLRYIGVTATGYDIVDVAAAREQRIVVTNVKGYSTDSVAQLTFALLLELSHQVGRHSDSVRAGDWVASPDFSYAKSPLIELAGKTLGLVGYGDIGGKVAQIGRAFGMKVLVNRRQTSDAEPGITYVDRETLFAESDAVSLHCPATPDTIGFVNRELLARMKPSAWLINTSRGSLLNEQDVADALNAGKIAGAGLDVLSVEPPKPDNPLLTAKNCLITPHIAWASYEARLRLLHDVADNLRAFQAGKPINTVNS
- a CDS encoding RNA-guided endonuclease InsQ/TnpB family protein; translated protein: MAQRAGKKRRVTAIHAKIRNKRKDWNHKTTTRLVREYDRIVVGNVSSSKLRKTRLAKSVSDAGWADLKQMLRYKAISLGIEYREVKENFSTVTCSDCFAKSGPSGLSGLGVRDWVCTCCGSVHDRDVNAARNILRIGHGTPIKGILPL
- a CDS encoding helix-turn-helix domain-containing protein, which translates into the protein MSFNFTDILLCFTIFQLLFVSLFLFSLDRGKRVSNGLLGGFFLSFGLNLLDALLLLKGVYFAYPAWGLWGTNMALLFGPLLYLHTQSVIYRDFRLKFYHIAHALPFFLLTGFMLFGFHSLSAGQQQQMLRTIIAEQLPRTFYLGTAFIFCHFITYLTVSLRLIRRYRHTLVNQFSAVQNKNLNWLASTILFFLMFVGLSSLRSVIVQTPLARHQWLILAGLLLALLWFINRFLLKALRSPDLFAGLTTDQLAESDRPASLPATDHAPLLEQLATYMQVQQPYLEPELTLDDLARQLNVRPKALSTALNEGLGQHFFDYINRYRVDAAKHLLTNSPDPKLTVLEVMYQVGFNSKSSFNTLFRKYTGQTPSAFRKSIISRSTL
- a CDS encoding transposase, with product MNLTTLSYRIKDETTGKHLQQMGYSVNFVWNFCNQSNQERWSKFRKTFSAFDLNKLTSGCAKELGLHSQSVQAVCEEYAKCCKQFKRIRLNWRSRKRSLGWIPFKASGVKVQGDSITYGGRKFRFWLSRPMEGIVRFGSFAQDSKGHWFVNLVIEEADKGRIKTGKEVGVDLGLKTLATLSDGVTLDRENLTKNTNNCWQWPNAPVRNGG
- a CDS encoding nitrilase-related carbon-nitrogen hydrolase, whose translation is MQRSLIHRLTQPTTTISVLLLVLGAIGILLSSPKWLVPVAPWLSPAFFLCYVQYTTLRRKWLWLFVAIVPASAVATLDVMPFPWFVLVFVVLLDGLKNIVLYGIHRWLTRNQQQFIWTLVFPSLWTVREFVETQGDIGTFASVANTQYSFSWLIQLASVTGIWGITFLLYWFAAVLVWAIGKYAARQPFARGLLVYGSTLAVVLSFGIYRYYSNETASAKTLTVGGVTVPNLHVLERLYTDATGKSVQIDPKASPASAVLQEANRGLIAFIEDPAPARFQLGYQAIQQQQDSLFSLSERAVARGANLVLWSEGSALLPKSGEPALIQRGQAFARRYRVYLLMAMGTILPGKLTSDRLFLENKTVLVDPGGRVINTFYKNHPVPMVERSLPGDGRVPAIQTPYGTIAPSICYDAEHIGTMRQLGWKNIGLLLLPSGDWYGIAPYHSYMAVFRAVENGCSLARQVSGGLSIFTDYRGNVLASNDFFSGNDRLTVVNMPVANVPTLYTRFGDWLAWLCVSLLVVFTGKALFDRINRDRTMHRHRTDKSLTDDELRTVSVPKQNL
- the gcvP gene encoding aminomethyl-transferring glycine dehydrogenase, yielding MKLSLQYQESFEDRHHGQTDSAQADMLQTVGVSSINELIEQTVPEAIRLARPLDLPAPKTEMQFLADFRKLASQNKVFKSYLGTGYYDTFTPNVILRNILENPAWYTAYTPYQAEIAQGRLEALLNFQTMVSDLTGMDLANASLLDEATAAAEAMHMLYAMRPATKKSASTFFVSKHCHPQTIDLIFTRATPIGIKVLVGDHRTVDLTNGDIFGLLLQYPASNGDVFDYTDLIASAHELGITVAVAADLLALTLLTSPGEMGADVVVGSAQRFGVPMGYGGPHAAFFATRDAFKRQIPGRIIGVSVDAEGKPAMRMALQTREQHIRREKATSNICTAQVLLAVMAGSYAVYHGPQRLRAIAERVHGLTKVAATALRWSGCEVTTENYFDTITVKVGDVESLKKSARAAQINLRYYADDEHVGISFDETKTLADVTELLDIFGTKADLDAIADELEITWPERLIRTSEYLTHPVFNTHHTEHDMLRYLKSLEEKDLSLVHSMISLGSCTMKLNATAEMIPVTWPEFGKIHPFAPKDQTLGYQQLFSDLNAWLCEITGFAAMSLQPNSGAQGEYAGLMVIRAYHESRGDSHRNIALIPQSAHGTNPASAVMAGMKVVIVKCDERGNIDVADLRAKADQHSNDLACLMVTYPSTHGVFEESIKEICAIIHEHGGQVYMDGANMNAQVGLTSPATIGADVCHLNLHKTFCIPHGGGGPGMGPIGVAEQLVPFLPGHFTVNSQQPTVPAGNRNSQQLTAGQLPAAYGAVSAAPYGSASILTISYAYIAMMGGEGLTNATKQAILNANYIKARLEGHYETLYTGTNGRAAHEMIIDCRPFKQAAGIEVEDIAKRLMDYGFHAPTVSFPVAGTVMIEPTESESKAELDRFCEAMIAIRNEIREVETGEADRVSNVLKHAPHTATVALADDWNRPYSREKAVYPLPYVRARKFWPSVSRIDSAYGDRNLVCSCIPTDAYAEEVAEA